The Labeo rohita strain BAU-BD-2019 chromosome 22, IGBB_LRoh.1.0, whole genome shotgun sequence genomic sequence ATGCTTCAAAATCTGGTGTTCGATACCTTCACGGCCATCCCATTAGCATCAGTACCAAAGGACGCACCAGATGGGGAGGTATTTGGGACGCACTGTGTGCTGGTCTCAGAAATGTGGATCAAAGTAGTAGGAATATTCAGCTCTCGACTCGCCACCTGTGAGAAAACAGCTGAGATCAGCCCAAAAACTATGAAATGGCTACAGATACATGCAAAAAAGCTGAAAGTGCTACCTGTTGAATCTTAGTGTGTACGCCCTGGCCCATTTCCGTCCCGCCGTGGCTCACTAGCACAGTCCCATCCTTATAAATATGCACGAGAGCGGCAgcctttgttaaaaaaacaaatgaagacaCCAACAGATCATTTGGGGTTCAGTTAAAAAAACGTACGAGAGACTGTGGCGTGTTTTAGGAGATTGTAACCTGGTTGAGGAAGCCATCAGTGAACCCAATGCCAAATCTGACGGGTACAATGGCGATTCCTCTCTTTCTGAACTGGTTCTGCTGGTTAAAGAGATCGATGGCCTGGCGGCGCTGCTTGACGTCAGCTTTTTCCATGCACTCGTTCCAACAGCGAACGAGATTCTCCGGGTCGAACTCCATCTTGTAGGGAGTGAGGGAAACTTCCTTGTACATGTTAATCTCCCTGATctgcaaaaatgaaataaaaatgaccagagatggaaaaaaaaccccaatGGGGCAAGAGCAAAAGATGTTTTTGTGACACTGACCTCTTCAGGCAGACGCCCGAGTTTGAGTGCAACATTATCGATCATACTTTCAACAACCAGCAAGCACTGGGGCACACCGAACCCTCTGAACGCAGTGTTGGAGGGCAGGTTGGTCTTGCAGGCCGCAGATCGTCCACGCAGGTTTATGATGTTATAGGCGTTATCGAGATGCAGGAGGATCTTCTCTGCCACCTGAAAGAGTAAAATTTAAGAATAGTGATACAGTATACATACTGTAAATTCATACTATATGTTCTCCAATGATTTTCACATAGCTGTCTATAAGAAGGCAAGTCATCTCACCAGTACGGATTCATCTGCTGCATTTCCAGCATTGGCGTAGTATTGGAAATCAGCTGCCGTTATCCTCCCGTTCTTCATAAAGCCTACCTGTTGGGgtcaaaacatgcaaataaattacatgaatACAGattgcataatatatatatatatatatatatttaaatgtcagtGTTTATTAGCTGTTGTAGGATTAAATGTACAGAAAAAGCACTAGCCTTATATTTTGCCCACACTGGGTGGCGTCCTCCGGTTATTAGCATGTCTTCTCCTCTCTCTAAAACACATCGTACTGCACGTCCAGTTCTAAACAGAGAAGGAAAGAAAGTGTTGTACTTGCCAAACTGCTGCATAGTAAAAATCCTAATTTggtaaatacaaatttattgaATCTTTGATGAATCTTCCATTCTGTTGTTTGTGTCCTTATTTCAACTTACTTCCAAGCAGCGACTGCAGTGATGGAGGCCAAAATGGCAGTTTTGGTGACCTTGCCTCCGAAGGCTCCGCCTATTCGCTTAACGTGACAAGAAACACGATTGGACGGGATTCCCAGTGTCTCAGCTACTGCCTCCTATAACAGATTAGAATGAAAAATATCTATTTCTTGTACATGTTTATGAtctgcaagaaataaaataaaataatttgaattgcaaaaatgtttttataaatgtttatctccttaatatgaaaaaattaaagtaaaaaataaaataaaaataaaataaaataaactcctACAACAAATAGGAGCCAACAATCTTTCTTGTACAAGTTTATTTCCCTGGccaatacaataaataaaattgtaaaacaataaataaaataataaaaagacataataaaacaaataaatatttaaaaaaaataacaataaaaaacagaacaacataAATGTCTCACCTACTAACTCCtaaaattaattgaaacaaacttttgaatatgtttttatcTCCATAATCtgcaataaataaagtaaaataaaataaaaaataataaaacaaaaataataaaataaaaataataatagctgtTGACACCTACAATGATTAGGAATGTTTAGGATTAGGAATGTTCTTGTACATGTTTATCTCCTGATCtgccaaaaagaaaaataaacaaaataaaataaaataaaataaaataaaataaaataaaataaaataaaataaaataaaatatacaacaaaTAGGAACCAACAAACTTTCTTTACATGTTTATTTCCCTGGActgcaaaacataaaataatgcaatgaatataatgaaacaagataaaaaatttaatataaaaataaataaagtgtaataaaataaaatattaataataaaaacataataaaacaaacagatatttaaaataaataaataaataaaattacattaaaataaataaataaatatctcaCCTACTAACTCCTAAAATTAACTgagaaaaacttttttgtacatgtttaaaattaaaggggaaaaaaaaaaaattaattaatctgcaagaaataaaataaaatactaaaaagttTCAGCTACTGACTCAAAATAGGAACCAACAAACTTTCTTGTACATATTTATCTCCCTGGCctgcaaaacataaaataatacaaatgaatataattaaaacaaaaatataaatacataaataaaaaaataaataaaacaaagtttgaGCTACTGACACCTACAGTGACTAGAAACAAATATCCTTATACATCTTCTCgtctgcaaaaataaaataaaataaaataaaataaaataaaataccaacaAACTTTCTTTTACATATTTATCTTTTACATAATAGActgaatataattaaaaaacaaaattaaaaaatataagaaaataactaataaaatgtaataaataaaacatagtaaaccaaataaaataagaataaaaaaaaaaaaaaaaaaaaaaaaaaaaagccacagcTTTAGTCCTACTACGAATTGGAACAAACAAACTTTCTGCATGATCTATCAGCTTAATTGCATTAATAATtacatagatagatataaatttatataagaTATAAATCCTACTTGTGTAAATGCTGGGTGTTGGGTGGATAAATAAACTTTCATCTCTTTCTCTTCCCCAACTGGAATGACCAGAAAACTCTGTGTTTCCAAGTAGAAATGCTCCTGTCCTCCAATCCGAATCTCTCCTGTGAACCATGCAGAACTGTGTTATAAACCATGAATGAAGGGAAGATCAGAAAGGAAGAGTATCTTACCTTCATACACTTGTTCGGCCTCTCTCAAACCCTTTTCCACATCTCCTCGCTCAATTAGTCTCTTAGGTAGGAAGAAAGACTCTTTCTCAATGGCCTCCTAAAAACAAGATCCAACAGCAGCTCTGTAAGAATGCAATGATGTTAGGTGAGAAAAATGAGAGCGGAAAATTAGTTCTTCTCACCTCCAAAGTGAAGATGCGATCCTGCAGATCTTCGTAGCTGATCTTCACTGCTGCCGCACCACGTTTAGCGTGTGCTTTGGAATCTGCGACCACGGCGCAAACCATCTGACCAACACAGGTAACCTGAGGATGCAGAAGAGTTTAAGATCACAAATTCTGTCTTATTTTGTATAAGTTTAatacacaattaaaataatcaaagaaataatatatattacacacaccTCATCTTCAACCAGCAGCTCTTCATTATATCCTGAGAAGGGTCTGAACTTTTTGCCTGGTATGTCTTTAGTGGTGATTACGTCCACCACACCGGGCAGCTTCAGAGCTTCACTAAAGTCAATGTGACTGTGAcggtaaaaaaatataatcatttagATGTGAAGTTACTCATTTATTCCGTTGCTGGGTTCAATTCAGTGTCAAAGTAATAAACAACTATgacttattatttaataaataaattaatattaatttccttATCAGCAAAGGCTAtattaatgacaaaaaacataaataaaaatatatgtatattgcaATATTAGGATTAAGTCTACATTTCATCACAGTGAGTaaataaacaatcaaacaaaaaagtCCATTGTCATATTAGCATTGAAagatatatttatgaaaataaataaataaatatttataaatatatccTTAAAGATtaatatggaaataaataaatatttatttatttccatattaATCTTTAAggatatatttatgaaaataaataaatggtcaTATCACCAccaaatgttatatttatgataatgaatgaatgaatgaatgaatgaataaataaataaataaatagtcataTCAGCATCAAAGGTAATAtttatgacaataaataaattaattaatcaataaatatatttatttattaattaattagctGTCATATCAGCATTAAAGGTTATATTTatgacaataaacaaataactaaataataaaataaataaataaataaatggtcaTCAGCATCTATGGTTATATTTATgacaataaaaatcaatcaataaataaataaatagtcataTCAGCATCAAAGGTAATAtttatgacaataaataaataaattcattcttTAAGGCTATATTTatgacaacaaataaataaacaaacaaatgcattgcCATATCAGCATCAGGATCCCATATCAGTATAGCTTATAtttatgacaataaataaataaattgaattaattaataaataaataaattcattaattaactaatcaataaatacattaattaattagctGTCATATCAGCATTAAAGGTTATATTTatgacaataaacaaacaaataaataaataaataaatggtcaTCAGCATCTATGGTTATAtttatgacaataaataaaaattaataaataaataaataaattaattaattaattaatttagtctTTAAGGCTATATTTAtggcaacaaataaataaacaaacaaattcatTGCCATATCACCATCAAAGGTTATAtttatgacaataaataaataaataaataaataaattcagtcttTAAGGCTATATTTATgacaataaatagataaataaattcattgcCATATCAGCATTAAaggttataaatatatatatatataaataaatactcccATATCAGTATAGGTTATATTTATGACAAtgtattaatgaataattaaataaataaatatatatatattcattgtCATATCAGCCTTAAAGGCtattttaacaacaataaattaataaataaaaacttgagAATTCCATTTTTGagattgtaatttaattttacttgtaaacaaaaaaacaacgaTATTTAGAAACTTAGAAAATTtagaaatttttttaaataaataagtaatatatttttgattatgcATAGTGTGTGCACACGTCTTACGTGATTTTGGCGTGGGCCCTGGAGCTTGTCACGATCACGAGGCAAAGTTCATCGCTGGTATGCGGTAGGTCATCACAGTAGACGGCCTCTCCTGTAGCGTGGCTCAGACCTGACCGGTGCATCATGGGTCGTCCCACCGGATCTTGACCAGACTGACCCTCCAAGACATTctacacacaaaaaacacacactgccCACTGTTTACCTTCTACAAGTTCAGAGTTCTTGCTTTTTGCTGgcctttaactaaaaaaaaaaatcagatacgGACCAGAAATAACAGGTAGAGAAAAAGGAAACAGGTTCGGGAATGTTGCAAGCAGGATTTGAACACAAATTTCCCATTTGAGCACCATGAGACCATGATCTTGCTCATTTATGGACAGCTactataaaaacacacatgatgAAAGACCACATAGCTCTACCTGAAACTCTTGGTAGCCAGGCTGGATGTGTTTAGGGAGAGGCTGAATCGCACTTTGCATCTTTTGGGGTATTTCACCCTGAGTCACATCCTGTAAAAAGAGACACGcataaataacaaacaaaatgaaactcCATGTGATAACGATTTCCTAAAGTGGTTCATACCTTTTCCTTCAGGTGTTGGAGGATGAGCAGGTTGAATTTAAAAAGCAAGCTCAAAGTCAGGGATCTGCGAAAGTCCACTTTCCCGCCTGGAGCCGACGGCGCAAGTTTGATCTCATCAACCAGCACGCTGTACGCATCGCTTAACGTCGCCTCCTCCCAAGGCCTTCGAGAATGGAAAAAAAGGGTTAAagcacaaaaacaacacaaattttACTCCTACCCCAAAATTTAGCCAACTTAACTTTTACTCCAATTCCAAAGGAAATGCATGTCGTACCTTCCTACAATCTGTTGGCACGCTTGGTCGGCGCTGACGATGGTGGCTCCCACTCCTCCGTAATAAATACTGATCTCCTTCACTACATTTGAGTTGTCGTTGAACCAAACGCGCATCCCAGCATTCACCGTAGCTAGTGCGTTTTCCTTACGCGGGGCGTGTCGGAAGGCATGGACGATCTcgttctggggaaaaaaacatgataagCTTGTAAATAATGCTCAAAGCACTGAAACTAGCCGACGGTTGATTTCTTACCGGTCTTGAAGCTGGAATGAAAACGGACAACACTATCTCGTCTGGCTTTAGAATAGTCTTTGCAAATCCAAGGTAAAAATCTTTATCGATAGGTACTCTCCTTCGTCCATCTGAAAtggatattcaaatagaaaagtgaAATGCATGTCAGGAAAACATGACTGAAGTGCATGAATACACtcataaatatagctgcaagcagtgattaatccaggtaatttaccatagaaatatttttttttaaatgtttagaaCTGTTATAGCACCAACTGTGGTCTGATGTCCTTAAAACATTGCATGCTTGTTCAGAATCGCCTGTCGCaagtgctcagcaggttttgtgaagttttgagctttcctttaggctttataggattttacgtaaatttggacaggccccttttctaagcGACCCTGCTATACCTTCCCAAAGagtaaatttcaactttttatgataattattgacctagagagtccagagaattgtaccgCAACTCAACGAagggaaacaagatacaattctaatttcaaTATTATTTCTTCTTCGGCCAGCAGCTATATCACCCTGCAGTCCAAGACTGGTTGcccactgaagctaagcagggttgagcctggtcagtacctggatgggagacctccTGGGAAAACAAGGTTGCTGCTGGAAGTGGTgttagtgaggccagcagggggtgctcaccCTGTGGTCTTTGTGGGTTGTAATGCCCCAGTGTAGTGATGGGGACACTATACTGTCAAAGAGCACCGTCCTTTGGATGAGACATTAAACTGAGGTCCTGActctctgtggtcattaaaaatcccagGATGTCCTTTGAAAAAGAGTAGGGGTGTAACCCTGGCATCCTGACTAAATTTGCCCACATCATTCTCCCTTCAAATGTAAAGCGCTTTGAGTGCCCAGAAAAGCACAAGGAATTATTATTTGACACATAACGACCCTAGGACTatttcgcaaaagtaggtttttaacaatgtgattgacagcagtggttctacaGGCAAACTTGTCTGGAATTAGGAGTTCTAcaatatgatatgattaatgtgtgtggctgatttctttcagatttctcacagacctttcaggccatgagtcgaacaggcccaGCGAGTTTTCTTCCAATCGGCTCATAGGCGCTCATAATTCATTGCCAATGGCGGCCatattttttgagatacgcaaatgtccttatagccACTTGTGGCAAttcggaccaagaccgtgcacatcgattttcatgttgataggacaaatgtatttttttccctctcatagcgccaccaagtggccaagctctgcatttttttccctgtgacctCAGTGTTCTGCATTTGGTGGAGATATCTCACTCCGTTCAGGAGttttaggcattttactaaaaatggCCCTGCTTATTTTGaacgttttggcgtcccttCGCAACAGTGAGTTGAAGGTTTTTGTGAGGtgaaaacctaggactagttcgcaaaagcaagattttcacaaatatgtggaaaaaacaaaaatttcgCCAAGGGTCATGATCAAATCTGAGGTGTGCATTTTGTCCAACGGATTCAagcgacataagacacttgagtcagcatctgacggtttaggagttataagCAATTacgtacttttgatcgctgtagcgccccccgTCAGGCTGGTTGGGGTGAGCTTTGGTCACATTGTAGGCAGTGTGAGtcctaccatccctccaagtttcaagtctctacgacttatggtttggtctgcactaTCAGTTTTAGGTGGAGATCGCtaatccgtgaccattctaacaattacaacagggtttcagcactacgtgcttgaacccctaattaaTGCAAAATGTGGAATTTCAAGCAGTTTCAGCTGTGCTCTGCAGTGTGAAATTTCAATATCAccctgaattaaaatattataaattatataggaAGTTGGGTTACCTTTAGAAAGTGCCACTAGAGTGCATCTCCCAGCAGCTAAGACAGGCGTCAGGTCAGAGTTCGGAAATGCGCTCACAATATTGCCACCCAGTGTCTACATATGTTAACAAAccacaaaaataagaaatataaataaataaaataaaaactaaatttaaactaATTCGATTTTGACTACTGACaattgaacatttaaaaataaaattagggTCGGgcgatttttcagattttatcgatttatttgaatttaatgttttgccacaattttattttttagaaatcgaggaattgtgattttgtatagaatgcactttttaaaactatttaatatttacaataaagttattttttattatgtgttta encodes the following:
- the LOC127153718 gene encoding aldehyde oxidase 1-like isoform X2, whose translation is MSFCLSRKNRNIIQERQVLRLTGTKYGCGGGGCGACTVMVSRYDPQTKSINHSSVNACLLPVCQLHGAAVMTVEGIGSTKTKLHPVQERIAKANGSQCGFCTPGMVMSMYTLLRNNPQPTLEDVTQGLAGNLCRCTGYRPIVDGYRTFCESENCCQLNGSACNMANGKENGSVEPIENGQPELFNKDDLLPLDPTQDLIFPPELMRLAEIKDQTTQRFCGERMTWISPGSLDELLQLKTDYPQAPLVMGNTNIGLDMKFKGIFHPVIISPTRVPELFKVNQKPEGVCVGAGCSMTVLKSVLEKSINDFPPESTHMFRALLQQINLVGGQQIRNVATLGGNIVSAFPNSDLTPVLAAGRCTLVALSKDGRRRVPIDKDFYLGFAKTILKPDEIVLSVFIPASRPNEIVHAFRHAPRKENALATVNAGMRVWFNDNSNVVKEISIYYGGVGATIVSADQACQQIVGRPWEEATLSDAYSVLVDEIKLAPSAPGGKVDFRRSLTLSLLFKFNLLILQHLKEKDVTQGEIPQKMQSAIQPLPKHIQPGYQEFQNVLEGQSGQDPVGRPMMHRSGLSHATGEAVYCDDLPHTSDELCLVIVTSSRAHAKITHIDFSEALKLPGVVDVITTKDIPGKKFRPFSGYNEELLVEDEVTCVGQMVCAVVADSKAHAKRGAAAVKISYEDLQDRIFTLEEAIEKESFFLPKRLIERGDVEKGLREAEQVYEGEIRIGGQEHFYLETQSFLVIPVGEEKEMKVYLSTQHPAFTQEAVAETLGIPSNRVSCHVKRIGGAFGGKVTKTAILASITAVAAWKTGRAVRCVLERGEDMLITGGRHPVWAKYKVGFMKNGRITAADFQYYANAGNAADESVLVAEKILLHLDNAYNIINLRGRSAACKTNLPSNTAFRGFGVPQCLLVVESMIDNVALKLGRLPEEIREINMYKEVSLTPYKMEFDPENLVRCWNECMEKADVKQRRQAIDLFNQQNQFRKRGIAIVPVRFGIGFTDGFLNQAAALVHIYKDGTVLVSHGGTEMGQGVHTKIQQVASRELNIPTTLIHISETSTQCVPNTSPSGASFGTDANGMAVKDACQILYSRLEPVRKKNPKGTWQDWITAAFLEKISLSATGFYKGQDLDMDWEKQEGKPYAYFTYAVGCSEVELDCLTGEYRTLRTDIVADIGRSINPSIDIGQIEGAFTQGLGLYTMEELKFSPSGVLYTRGPGQYKIPSFCDIPLKFNVYLLAGSANPHAIYSSKGIGEPCVFLGSSVFLAIKDAVTAARKDAGLTGPFQLNSPATPERACLACATQFTKMVAQSGSTSGPAQPWALDI
- the LOC127153718 gene encoding aldehyde oxidase 1-like isoform X1 yields the protein MAEQTRNDGLIFYVNGKKIIEKNPDPETMLLPYLRKQLRLTGTKYGCGGGGCGACTVMVSRYDPQTKSINHSSVNACLLPVCQLHGAAVMTVEGIGSTKTKLHPVQERIAKANGSQCGFCTPGMVMSMYTLLRNNPQPTLEDVTQGLAGNLCRCTGYRPIVDGYRTFCESENCCQLNGSACNMANGKENGSVEPIENGQPELFNKDDLLPLDPTQDLIFPPELMRLAEIKDQTTQRFCGERMTWISPGSLDELLQLKTDYPQAPLVMGNTNIGLDMKFKGIFHPVIISPTRVPELFKVNQKPEGVCVGAGCSMTVLKSVLEKSINDFPPESTHMFRALLQQINLVGGQQIRNVATLGGNIVSAFPNSDLTPVLAAGRCTLVALSKDGRRRVPIDKDFYLGFAKTILKPDEIVLSVFIPASRPNEIVHAFRHAPRKENALATVNAGMRVWFNDNSNVVKEISIYYGGVGATIVSADQACQQIVGRPWEEATLSDAYSVLVDEIKLAPSAPGGKVDFRRSLTLSLLFKFNLLILQHLKEKDVTQGEIPQKMQSAIQPLPKHIQPGYQEFQNVLEGQSGQDPVGRPMMHRSGLSHATGEAVYCDDLPHTSDELCLVIVTSSRAHAKITHIDFSEALKLPGVVDVITTKDIPGKKFRPFSGYNEELLVEDEVTCVGQMVCAVVADSKAHAKRGAAAVKISYEDLQDRIFTLEEAIEKESFFLPKRLIERGDVEKGLREAEQVYEGEIRIGGQEHFYLETQSFLVIPVGEEKEMKVYLSTQHPAFTQEAVAETLGIPSNRVSCHVKRIGGAFGGKVTKTAILASITAVAAWKTGRAVRCVLERGEDMLITGGRHPVWAKYKVGFMKNGRITAADFQYYANAGNAADESVLVAEKILLHLDNAYNIINLRGRSAACKTNLPSNTAFRGFGVPQCLLVVESMIDNVALKLGRLPEEIREINMYKEVSLTPYKMEFDPENLVRCWNECMEKADVKQRRQAIDLFNQQNQFRKRGIAIVPVRFGIGFTDGFLNQAAALVHIYKDGTVLVSHGGTEMGQGVHTKIQQVASRELNIPTTLIHISETSTQCVPNTSPSGASFGTDANGMAVKDACQILYSRLEPVRKKNPKGTWQDWITAAFLEKISLSATGFYKGQDLDMDWEKQEGKPYAYFTYAVGCSEVELDCLTGEYRTLRTDIVADIGRSINPSIDIGQIEGAFTQGLGLYTMEELKFSPSGVLYTRGPGQYKIPSFCDIPLKFNVYLLAGSANPHAIYSSKGIGEPCVFLGSSVFLAIKDAVTAARKDAGLTGPFQLNSPATPERACLACATQFTKMVAQSGSTSGPAQPWALDI